A window of Desulfobulbus oralis genomic DNA:
TGAAGCTCTGGAAGCAGCGGCTGACCCTGATCAACTGTGCCTCCTGTTCGAAGTCGTTTGGTTCCTCGCCACGGTTTTCCCGGATGCGGCGCAGGCATTCGGAGACCGGCGCCTGCAGGAGCAGGACCAGATCGGGCTCCGGCGCAAAGCGGTTCATGGTAAAGATGAAGTCCGGATCCAGCCCGGCCGCGCCCTGATAGGCAGCGGTCGAGAAGTAGTAGCGGTCAGTCAGCACAATCTGGCCTGCGGCCAGGGCTGGAAGAATGCAGCGGGCCACGTGCTCCCGGCGGTCCTCCACGAAGAGTTCCAGCTCTTCCCGCTTGCTGATGGCGTTGCGCTGCCGAAACATGGCCTGGATGCGCCGGCCGAAGGGGCCGTTCGTGGGCTCGCGGGTTGTCACCACCGTCAGGCCCTGCCGCCGGAGAAAGGCGGCCAGTCGGCGCAGGTGGCTGCTTTTGCCGCAGCCGTCAATGCCTTCAAAGGCGATCAGCAGGCCTGTTCTGGTCTCAGTGGGCATGGTGTTCCCGGTTGGCAACGATGTCCTGGGCCATGATCACGGCCGCCTGCAGACTTTTAGCCCGGGCCTGACCGCGACCGGCGATGTCATAGGCCGTGCCGTGATCCACCGAGGTGCGCACAATGGGCAGCCCCAGGGTGACGTTCACGCCGTCGTCAAAGTGCATGAGCTTGAAGGGAATCAGACCCTGATCGTGATACATGCTGACCACCGCGTCAAAGCGGCCGCCGGCTGCCTGGTGGAAGAGCGTGTCCGGTGGCCAGGGGCCGCTGAGTTCGGCCTCTGCCATCCGCTTGTCCGCGGCCCGGGCCGCTGCCATGGCAGGCAGGATGAGGCGGCTTTCCTCATCCCCGAACAGGCCCTGTTCGCCTGCGTGCGGGTTCAGGCCCGCCACTGCGATGCGTGGTTGTTTCAGGCCGAAGTCCTGCACCAGGCTCTGGCGGGTGGCCAGGATGCAGTCACGGATGCGCCCTACTGTGAGCAGGCCGGGCACTGCTGCCAGGGCCTCGTGAATGCTGACCAAGACGACCCTGAGCCGCGGGCCGGCCATCATCATGTGTACCTGCGGGCTCCCGGTGAGCCCGGCCAGCATTTCCGTATGACCGGGAAAAGGGTAGCCTGCAGCCTTGAGGCTGAACTTGCTGATCGGACAGGTGACCAGGGCCGTGGCCCGGGCCGAGAGGATCAGGCGCACCGCCGCTTCGATGTAGCGGGCCATGGCCTGGCCGCTTTTGGCCGTGGGTCTGCCCCATTCCAGGTCATGCAAATCTCCTGCCACCTGGAGAACCGGCACCGCATCCATGGGCACTGCCTCTCCCGGCTGCCACGCTCTGATGCTGAGCCGGCGCGTGCCGGTCACCGCCGCCGCCCGGGCCAGGATATCCGTATCGCCAACCACGACCACGGGCCGTTCAGGGTCAGCCTGCCAGCCGTCTGTCCCGGCAAAGAGGCGCATGACGATTTCCGGCCCGATGCCGGCCGGGCAACCCATGCTGATGAGCAATGGCTTGGTCTGTCGCATGTCAGATGGCAGTCTCAAAGGCGTTTTCTATCTGTTCCAGATGCATGGCATGGCCTTCATGGTCAAGCTGAACCGCGATGACGTCAAAACGGGCCGGACATTGCTCCAGTCCCGCCTGCATCATATATTCCAAGGCTATTTTTGACAACCT
This region includes:
- the tmk gene encoding dTMP kinase; translation: MPTETRTGLLIAFEGIDGCGKSSHLRRLAAFLRRQGLTVVTTREPTNGPFGRRIQAMFRQRNAISKREELELFVEDRREHVARCILPALAAGQIVLTDRYYFSTAAYQGAAGLDPDFIFTMNRFAPEPDLVLLLQAPVSECLRRIRENRGEEPNDFEQEAQLIRVSRCFQSFTQPCIHRIDATGERKLVQEQIRALVRPLCRQRGWSC
- the pdxA gene encoding 4-hydroxythreonine-4-phosphate dehydrogenase PdxA codes for the protein MRQTKPLLISMGCPAGIGPEIVMRLFAGTDGWQADPERPVVVVGDTDILARAAAVTGTRRLSIRAWQPGEAVPMDAVPVLQVAGDLHDLEWGRPTAKSGQAMARYIEAAVRLILSARATALVTCPISKFSLKAAGYPFPGHTEMLAGLTGSPQVHMMMAGPRLRVVLVSIHEALAAVPGLLTVGRIRDCILATRQSLVQDFGLKQPRIAVAGLNPHAGEQGLFGDEESRLILPAMAAARAADKRMAEAELSGPWPPDTLFHQAAGGRFDAVVSMYHDQGLIPFKLMHFDDGVNVTLGLPIVRTSVDHGTAYDIAGRGQARAKSLQAAVIMAQDIVANREHHAH